In a single window of the Verrucomicrobiaceae bacterium genome:
- a CDS encoding S9 family peptidase has product MKALSALISLSALVQAAAQPNSFTMPTAPVAEQRPHSFTHHGITIDDPWHWLRDPKYPKVTDKAVLGYLKAENSYFEAHMAAQKPLVEKLFEEMKGRIQEDDSSVPQKDGDWIYWSTFTKGSQYRRHYRKLATGGEEMLILDQNDLAKGKEYFRLGDLVISPNGKLMAYAYDDDGSERFAVHFRDLTTGKDLPDVIPGTLSSLVWTSDSAGLVFGYANDNWRTDNIHYHRLGDDVKKAKQLYKEPDIGFSCDVDLSVQEDWIILGTGDQVTSEVRLIPAANPLAEPILISPRKVGREYDVDVRDGVLYIHTNDEHVNFRIATASLEKPGEWKTLIAGSDRHYLTDIGLFKDFFVTEGRIDGLDQIEIRRYDEPLKPERIVFPESSYTAGLGANPEYAVTKLRIDYESMVTPSTDYDYHIAEKRLETLKVQQIPSGYDASQYQTERIMIQARDGVQVPVSILTKKGFKKDGSQPLHLYAYGAYGMATPPDFSTTRLSLVDRGFAYAIAHIRGGDDMGYQWYLDGKLQKRTNTFNDFVDAARGLIERGFTSKGRITASGGSAGGELMGAVANQAPELFGAIVAHVAFVDVLNTMLDEELPLTPGEWPEWGNPITDKAAFEFIRSYSPYDNVTAKAYPPMLFTAGLNDPRVTYWEPAKMVAKLRAMKTDKNLLLLKTNMGAGHGGKSGRYEHLHEVAEEMAFILWQMGVEK; this is encoded by the coding sequence ATGAAAGCTCTCTCCGCGCTGATTTCGCTGTCGGCACTCGTCCAGGCCGCAGCGCAGCCGAATTCCTTCACCATGCCCACCGCACCCGTCGCTGAACAACGTCCGCACTCTTTCACGCATCATGGCATCACCATCGACGATCCGTGGCACTGGCTGCGTGATCCGAAGTATCCGAAGGTCACGGACAAAGCCGTGCTCGGCTACTTGAAGGCCGAAAATAGCTACTTTGAGGCGCACATGGCCGCGCAGAAGCCGCTGGTGGAAAAGCTCTTCGAGGAAATGAAGGGCCGCATCCAGGAAGACGATAGCAGCGTGCCACAAAAGGACGGCGATTGGATTTACTGGTCCACTTTCACCAAAGGCTCGCAGTATCGTCGTCACTACCGTAAACTGGCGACTGGGGGCGAAGAGATGCTCATTCTCGATCAAAACGACCTCGCGAAGGGCAAGGAGTACTTCCGTCTCGGCGACCTCGTCATCAGCCCAAACGGAAAGCTCATGGCGTATGCGTATGACGACGACGGCTCGGAGCGCTTCGCGGTGCATTTCCGCGATCTCACGACGGGCAAAGACCTGCCAGATGTGATCCCCGGCACGCTTTCCAGCCTCGTGTGGACCTCCGACAGTGCGGGACTCGTCTTTGGTTATGCGAACGACAACTGGCGCACGGACAACATCCACTACCACCGCCTCGGCGATGACGTGAAGAAGGCCAAACAGCTCTACAAAGAGCCGGACATCGGTTTTAGCTGCGATGTGGACCTCAGCGTGCAGGAGGACTGGATCATCCTCGGCACGGGCGATCAGGTGACGAGCGAGGTAAGACTCATCCCAGCCGCGAATCCACTCGCCGAGCCCATCCTCATCAGTCCGCGCAAAGTCGGCCGCGAATACGATGTCGATGTGCGTGATGGCGTGCTCTACATCCACACAAACGACGAGCATGTGAACTTCCGCATCGCCACCGCGTCGCTAGAGAAGCCCGGCGAATGGAAAACGCTCATCGCAGGCTCCGATCGGCATTATTTGACCGACATCGGCCTCTTCAAAGATTTCTTCGTCACCGAAGGCCGCATCGACGGACTCGACCAGATCGAGATTCGCCGCTACGACGAGCCTTTGAAGCCCGAGCGCATTGTTTTCCCCGAATCGAGCTACACCGCCGGTCTCGGTGCCAATCCCGAATACGCCGTGACGAAGCTGCGCATCGACTACGAGTCCATGGTGACGCCCAGCACCGATTACGACTACCACATCGCCGAGAAGCGCCTGGAGACGCTGAAGGTGCAGCAGATCCCCAGCGGCTACGACGCCAGCCAGTATCAAACCGAGCGTATCATGATCCAGGCTCGCGATGGCGTGCAGGTGCCCGTTTCCATCCTCACGAAGAAGGGCTTCAAAAAAGACGGCAGCCAGCCGCTGCACCTCTACGCCTACGGAGCCTACGGCATGGCCACACCGCCGGATTTCTCCACCACACGCCTCTCGCTCGTGGATCGCGGCTTCGCCTATGCCATCGCCCACATCCGCGGTGGTGATGACATGGGCTACCAGTGGTATCTCGACGGCAAGCTGCAAAAGCGCACGAACACCTTCAACGACTTCGTCGATGCCGCCCGTGGCCTCATCGAGCGGGGTTTCACATCCAAGGGCCGCATCACCGCCAGCGGTGGCAGCGCCGGTGGCGAGCTCATGGGCGCGGTCGCCAATCAAGCGCCGGAGCTTTTTGGTGCCATCGTCGCCCACGTGGCCTTTGTCGATGTGCTGAACACGATGCTTGATGAGGAACTGCCGCTCACGCCCGGCGAGTGGCCCGAGTGGGGCAATCCCATCACGGACAAAGCCGCGTTCGAGTTCATCCGCAGCTACAGCCCGTATGACAACGTGACGGCCAAAGCCTATCCGCCCATGCTCTTCACCGCCGGATTGAACGATCCCCGCGTCACCTACTGGGAACCCGCCAAAATGGTCGCCAAACTGCGTGCGATGAAGACCGACAAAAACCTGCTGCTCCTGAAAACCAACATGGGAGCCGGTCACGGCGGCAAATCCGGCCGCTACGAGCACCTGCACGAGGTCGCGGAGGAAATGGCCTTCATCCTCTGGCAGATGGGCGTGGAGAAGTGA
- the msrA gene encoding peptide-methionine (S)-S-oxide reductase MsrA, giving the protein MKILAQLLTLLTFAAMSLPISAADTPAAKTEKAYIGGGCFWCVEAQYLMLKGVKKVVSGYSGGKTVNPTYEDICTGETGHAEVIEIEFDPAVTSYKEIVELFWEAHDPTSVTKEPMEKHGKFLPAGTPYQGNDYGTQYRSIILYTSPEQQKVAEASKAAAKGKFKDPIATEIVALKKFYPAEEYHQNFQERNPNQGYVRGVVTPKAEKFKHTLEDKGKLKEEKK; this is encoded by the coding sequence ATGAAAATCCTCGCTCAACTCCTCACTCTCCTCACCTTTGCCGCCATGAGCCTACCTATATCTGCCGCCGACACCCCAGCCGCCAAGACCGAGAAAGCCTACATCGGCGGCGGCTGCTTCTGGTGCGTCGAGGCGCAGTATCTCATGCTCAAGGGCGTGAAAAAAGTCGTCAGCGGCTACTCGGGCGGCAAAACGGTCAATCCGACCTATGAAGACATCTGCACGGGCGAGACCGGGCACGCGGAGGTGATCGAGATCGAGTTCGATCCGGCGGTGACGAGCTACAAGGAAATCGTCGAGCTCTTCTGGGAGGCGCATGATCCGACCAGTGTGACCAAGGAGCCGATGGAGAAGCACGGCAAGTTCCTGCCTGCTGGCACGCCGTATCAGGGCAATGACTACGGCACGCAGTATCGCTCCATCATTCTCTACACCAGTCCTGAGCAGCAAAAAGTGGCGGAGGCATCGAAGGCCGCTGCGAAGGGGAAATTCAAAGATCCCATCGCGACCGAGATCGTGGCCCTGAAGAAGTTTTATCCCGCCGAGGAGTATCATCAGAACTTCCAGGAGCGGAATCCGAACCAAGGCTACGTCCGTGGCGTGGTGACGCCGAAGGCAGAGAAATTCAAGCACACGCTGGAGGATAAAGGGAAGCTCAAGGAAGAGAAGAAATGA
- a CDS encoding DUF1592 domain-containing protein produces the protein MRRFAVFFISSVLFALPARSADWKVVEPMLAAKCYGCHGGEKTKGEVDLKVLAANPDMPANFKLWADVKDTIDNGDMPPRKAKQLSPEEKAGITGWVQHSLDLLAEAKSGDPGPVTMRRLTNAEYDYTIRDLTGRDYALAKEFQTDGGGGEGFTNTGDVLFMSPAAIDKYFAAARKLADYATIMPGTGIVFHPSRIGLRGPEQVKAQAQQGLYVWLQQKAAPHLPTDDQPLREADYMHACWKHQHQKVPLEQLAKDMKLNIYFLANWWKHLNNTEPKSRFLDLTRVPWRALPADEKVALGIIQTIAADRQSWNNPKRPGEGPQRWQQDSDGIRPYPMQTSVNGKTHVHLCFGDTADGNKGDVALVTYIEVSVGKQKLNYFHWLTKTLDEKKKLAAANPPPPNLDVLKARIAELEKMRAAYGKHPQPGRTIEPQVLAFAAPTVFTLPLPEGAHWLKVDTRLDMENPEVENATIQWALSTDKPREVTKVMSGVVTVWKRGTKAAQQTMGEFNSMKQAFADMFERRLEIVAENMHRRSPGLGVYYYYDEQLGELLGQRDRDMLVAMKKDWRLVLNPNANKQIQGEFDGSLLWHLHEFAKKAWRRPISEDEIKKLDALYFASRAKELDRESSAREVLVRMLVSPNFLFKAETLPQVVDVKTTEVPLNAHELASRLSYFLWASLPDWQLRKAADDGSLLKPEVLAAQTQRMLRDPKASALAKEFAGQWLKFNGFDEKSTVDEKKFPQFTPELRNDMLREAVEFFTHLVRDDRNVSDIIGGDYTFINERLAKHYGIPGVTGGDFREVKAAQQNRGGLLGMGAILTKTSRPHRTSPVVRGDYLYQVVLGFSSPPPPPNVPELKETSKPSSLREALMQHRTDSACAVCHERIDPLGFALESYDPIGRFRPTDEAGGKIDDTGEMMDGTKFTGLPGLRDYLKKNEPQFLTQFTRKLLGYALGRQTLPSDKKLLQQMQASLKANGGKFSAAVLEIVKSRQFLNRRAEPSVVSN, from the coding sequence ATGCGCCGTTTTGCCGTCTTTTTCATTTCTTCTGTCCTTTTTGCCCTTCCTGCTCGCTCTGCTGATTGGAAGGTCGTCGAGCCTATGCTCGCGGCCAAGTGCTACGGATGCCATGGAGGTGAAAAAACCAAGGGTGAGGTCGATTTGAAGGTGCTGGCCGCTAATCCTGACATGCCGGCGAATTTTAAGCTCTGGGCCGATGTGAAGGACACCATCGACAACGGTGACATGCCGCCGCGAAAGGCGAAGCAGCTCTCGCCGGAGGAAAAAGCGGGCATCACCGGCTGGGTGCAGCATTCGCTGGATCTGCTGGCGGAGGCGAAATCCGGCGATCCTGGTCCGGTGACGATGCGCCGTCTCACGAATGCGGAGTATGATTACACGATCCGTGACCTCACGGGCCGCGATTATGCCCTAGCTAAAGAATTCCAGACCGATGGCGGCGGCGGCGAGGGCTTCACCAACACCGGCGACGTGCTTTTCATGAGCCCGGCGGCCATCGACAAGTATTTCGCAGCGGCACGCAAACTCGCGGACTACGCCACGATCATGCCGGGCACCGGCATCGTCTTTCATCCGAGCCGCATCGGCCTGCGCGGGCCGGAGCAGGTGAAGGCGCAGGCTCAGCAGGGTCTGTATGTCTGGCTTCAACAAAAGGCCGCACCGCATTTGCCGACGGATGATCAGCCGCTGCGTGAGGCCGATTACATGCACGCTTGCTGGAAGCATCAGCATCAAAAAGTGCCGCTGGAGCAGCTCGCGAAGGACATGAAGCTCAATATCTACTTCCTCGCGAACTGGTGGAAGCACCTGAACAACACCGAGCCGAAATCACGCTTCCTCGACCTCACTCGCGTGCCCTGGCGTGCCTTGCCTGCGGATGAAAAGGTCGCCCTCGGCATCATCCAGACCATCGCGGCGGATCGCCAGTCTTGGAACAATCCCAAACGCCCCGGTGAAGGCCCGCAGCGCTGGCAGCAGGACAGCGACGGCATCCGCCCGTATCCGATGCAGACCTCCGTGAATGGCAAAACACACGTCCACCTCTGCTTTGGCGACACCGCCGATGGCAACAAGGGCGACGTCGCCCTCGTGACCTACATCGAGGTCAGCGTCGGCAAGCAGAAGCTCAATTACTTCCACTGGCTCACCAAGACGCTCGACGAAAAGAAGAAGCTGGCCGCCGCCAATCCACCGCCGCCAAATCTCGACGTGCTGAAGGCCCGCATTGCCGAGTTGGAGAAGATGCGTGCCGCCTATGGCAAGCATCCGCAGCCCGGCCGCACCATCGAGCCGCAGGTGCTCGCCTTTGCCGCGCCTACCGTTTTCACCCTGCCGCTGCCGGAAGGCGCACACTGGCTGAAGGTGGACACACGCCTCGACATGGAAAACCCCGAGGTCGAAAACGCCACCATCCAGTGGGCACTCAGCACCGACAAGCCACGCGAAGTGACGAAGGTCATGTCCGGTGTGGTCACCGTCTGGAAACGCGGCACCAAAGCCGCGCAACAGACCATGGGAGAGTTCAACTCCATGAAGCAGGCCTTTGCGGACATGTTTGAGCGACGCCTCGAAATCGTGGCAGAGAACATGCACCGCCGCTCACCCGGTCTCGGCGTCTATTATTACTACGACGAGCAACTCGGCGAACTCCTCGGCCAGAGGGACAGGGACATGCTCGTCGCGATGAAGAAAGACTGGCGTCTCGTGCTCAACCCGAACGCCAACAAACAGATTCAGGGCGAGTTCGACGGCTCCCTGCTCTGGCATTTGCACGAGTTCGCCAAGAAAGCTTGGCGCAGGCCCATCAGCGAGGACGAGATCAAAAAACTCGACGCTCTCTACTTCGCCAGCCGTGCGAAGGAACTCGACCGTGAGTCCTCCGCGCGTGAAGTCCTCGTGCGCATGCTCGTCTCGCCCAATTTCCTCTTCAAAGCCGAGACGCTGCCGCAGGTCGTCGATGTGAAGACCACCGAGGTGCCGCTGAATGCGCACGAGTTGGCCTCACGCCTCAGCTACTTCCTCTGGGCATCCTTGCCCGACTGGCAACTCCGCAAAGCCGCCGATGACGGCAGCTTGCTGAAGCCCGAAGTGCTCGCCGCACAAACCCAGCGCATGCTGCGTGATCCGAAAGCCTCCGCTTTGGCCAAAGAGTTCGCCGGCCAGTGGCTGAAGTTCAACGGCTTCGACGAGAAGAGCACCGTCGATGAAAAAAAGTTCCCGCAGTTCACGCCCGAGTTGCGAAACGACATGCTGCGTGAGGCTGTGGAGTTCTTCACCCATCTCGTCCGCGATGACCGCAACGTCTCCGACATCATCGGCGGCGACTACACCTTCATCAACGAACGCCTCGCCAAGCACTACGGCATCCCCGGCGTCACCGGCGGCGACTTCCGCGAGGTCAAAGCCGCGCAGCAAAACCGTGGCGGCCTCCTCGGCATGGGCGCCATCTTGACGAAGACCTCCCGCCCGCACCGCACCAGCCCGGTGGTGCGCGGTGACTACCTGTATCAAGTCGTCCTCGGTTTCAGCAGCCCGCCGCCGCCGCCGAACGTCCCCGAACTCAAAGAAACCAGCAAGCCCTCCTCCCTGCGCGAGGCCCTCATGCAGCATCGCACCGACTCCGCCTGCGCCGTCTGCCATGAGCGCATCGACCCGCTCGGCTTCGCGCTGGAGAGCTACGACCCCATCGGCCGCTTCCGCCCCACCGATGAAGCTGGCGGCAAAATCGACGATACTGGCGAAATGATGGATGGCACCAAGTTCACCGGCCTCCCCGGCCTCCGCGATTACCTCAAAAAGAACGAGCCCCAGTTCCTCACCCAATTCACTCGCAAACTCCTCGGCTACGCCTTGGGACGCCAGACATTGCCCAGTGACAAAAAACTCCTCCAGCAGATGCAGGCCTCGCTGAAAGCGAATGGCGGCAAGTTTTCGGCTGCCGTGCTGGAGATCGTGAAGAGCAGGCAGTTCCTCAATCGACGTGCGGAACCGAGTGTGGTATCGAATTGA
- a CDS encoding phosphatidylserine decarboxylase: protein MPAEPITFYHRAHRRIETEQVYGEGFLRFVYEHPLGALPLHALVKRKLFSSWYGSRMDAPASRAKVMPFISQYGTDVTELAAAPESYATFNDFFYRKLKPTARPIAAGADVITFPADGRHLVLPDIAACDDFFIKGVRFDLPALLGDAALAARFARGGMLISRLCPVDYHRFHFPFSGMPGAARVVNGPLYSVSPIALRRRPSILWENQREITLLRTAELGDVLLLEVGATCVGSIVQTFTPGSQIAKGDEKGYFRFGGSCFITLFEPGRARFDADLIEHSAAGREVYAKMGEQVGRAQ, encoded by the coding sequence ATGCCTGCTGAGCCCATTACTTTTTATCACCGCGCCCACCGCCGCATCGAAACCGAGCAGGTGTATGGCGAAGGTTTTCTGCGCTTCGTGTATGAGCATCCTCTGGGAGCACTGCCGCTGCATGCGCTGGTGAAGCGGAAGCTTTTCTCAAGCTGGTATGGCAGCCGCATGGATGCCCCAGCGAGCCGGGCCAAGGTGATGCCCTTCATCTCCCAGTACGGCACGGACGTCACGGAGCTGGCGGCTGCGCCAGAGAGCTACGCGACCTTCAATGACTTCTTTTACCGCAAGCTGAAGCCCACCGCACGGCCCATCGCTGCGGGGGCGGATGTGATCACCTTTCCGGCGGATGGACGTCATCTAGTGCTGCCAGACATCGCGGCCTGTGATGATTTTTTCATCAAAGGGGTGCGCTTTGATCTGCCTGCGCTGCTGGGGGATGCCGCGCTGGCGGCGCGTTTTGCACGGGGTGGCATGTTGATTTCACGGCTGTGCCCGGTAGACTATCACCGCTTTCATTTTCCGTTCTCAGGGATGCCGGGAGCGGCACGGGTGGTGAATGGCCCGCTGTATTCAGTGAGCCCTATCGCCTTGCGCAGACGGCCTTCGATCCTGTGGGAGAATCAGCGTGAGATCACCCTCCTGCGCACGGCCGAGCTAGGCGATGTGCTGCTGCTGGAGGTGGGTGCGACGTGTGTGGGCTCCATCGTGCAGACGTTCACTCCAGGGAGCCAGATCGCCAAAGGGGATGAGAAGGGCTACTTCCGCTTCGGGGGCTCCTGCTTCATCACGCTGTTTGAGCCAGGTCGTGCACGGTTTGACGCGGATCTGATCGAGCACAGTGCCGCAGGCCGTGAGGTGTATGCAAAGATGGGCGAGCAGGTGGGCAGGGCTCAGTGA
- a CDS encoding cytochrome c: MPRRDRWLIHVYPCPCLVFFISLLLFSGSALAAEPLTLDFNRYMEGKYIFERNCIVCHGPRGDGKGEMAPTLSPRPRSFREGMFKFRTTPFGSLPTDDDLRHTIKHGLTGTAMGMFSQLSDEDVTNVIEYVKSFSRRWRKAENYAEPLTFPAPPAWLEDAKTKAAHAEKGKALFTANCSACHGPTADGKGVAVPTLKDIWELPARPSDLRQPHLRCGDRPQDIYRVLTTGLNGTPMVSFDTVLTPEQRWDIIAWLFTQKLPDMPTLGNAPPREVVNSAAKPSTKDKAAP, encoded by the coding sequence TTGCCGCGCCGTGATCGGTGGCTAATCCACGTTTATCCCTGCCCGTGTCTCGTTTTTTTCATCAGTCTGCTCCTCTTCAGTGGCTCCGCTTTGGCAGCAGAGCCGCTGACGCTCGACTTTAACCGCTACATGGAGGGGAAATACATCTTCGAGCGCAACTGCATCGTCTGCCACGGCCCGCGTGGCGATGGCAAAGGCGAGATGGCACCCACGCTGAGTCCGCGCCCGCGCTCCTTTCGCGAAGGCATGTTCAAATTCCGCACCACGCCCTTCGGCAGCCTGCCCACGGATGATGATCTGCGCCACACCATCAAGCACGGCCTCACCGGCACCGCGATGGGCATGTTCAGCCAGCTTTCCGACGAGGATGTCACCAACGTCATCGAATACGTGAAGTCTTTCTCCCGCCGCTGGCGCAAAGCGGAGAACTACGCCGAGCCACTGACCTTTCCCGCTCCGCCCGCTTGGCTGGAGGATGCGAAGACAAAGGCCGCGCATGCCGAAAAAGGCAAAGCGCTCTTCACCGCGAACTGCTCCGCCTGCCACGGCCCCACCGCCGATGGCAAAGGCGTGGCCGTGCCCACTCTGAAGGACATCTGGGAGCTGCCTGCACGTCCCAGTGACCTACGCCAGCCGCATCTGCGCTGCGGCGATCGCCCGCAGGACATCTACCGCGTGCTCACCACCGGCCTGAACGGCACCCCGATGGTCAGCTTTGACACTGTGCTCACCCCCGAGCAGCGCTGGGATATCATCGCCTGGCTTTTCACCCAAAAACTCCCCGACATGCCCACGCTCGGCAATGCGCCACCGCGTGAAGTCGTGAACTCCGCCGCCAAACCGTCCACCAAGGACAAAGCGGCCCCCTGA